In a single window of the Tellurirhabdus bombi genome:
- a CDS encoding TonB-dependent receptor plug domain-containing protein, with the protein MAYQWVNNDFPKRLIERLFAFHQTYPKEKVYLHTDRPYYAAGETIWLKGYLFDGITHRSDSVSRTLYVDLVHLETQKVIIHKILRAENGYAPGDLQLPDSLLAGAYLLRSYTGWMRNFSEEDFFNKPVTILRTDEGELSAGLTSAAVETIRPDLQFFPEGGQLIQGLDNRIGFKAIGPNGKGLDVEGFVLNPAGDTLTGFASMHLGMGSFNLTPEAGKKYTAYLKFPDGRKFDYPIPPAQAEGFSMLVDNLSNRENVRVFIRNNKAAGAQGLFTLVAQTRGQVVHIAQGDVTKKSFIAPIPRNKVSEGITQLTLFDETNRPVCERVIFIDQNERLTVSIKPTKTVYAPREKMQFDIAVTNEEGTPVRANLSLAAIDTKQVLEKEPYATTINSYLTLTSDLRGAIEQPGYYIDPKNTDRHGKLDLLMLTQGWRRFTWQDVLQDSYAPTKYPIEQGLSITGQVARLNQKTPGQVKLTFMFSRPDSTRDFMIGESDEFGKFRLDNLNFADSTNVLIQSTTQKGNRNLTIKLDDLLNQPVRLIKIPYNPVLFQRDELAEYLKRTREYLEIERQIRRNREVLLKAFTIKKKREEPRDSRKIYGSADATIKLDLMNSAGALTVLDVLRGRVAGVTVTGNSLDPVVQIRGAANFQGVVEPLFLLDGVPVDKSTITSIAVTDVESIDVLKGASAAIFGSRSAGGAIAIFTKRGAPDYDFSKDPTPGTLITKLQGYSKLRKFYVPKYGEDNPENRRPDFRPTLFWSPMITTDSEGKASVSFFASDARTRIRVQAEGATSDGLPGVGLANVEVK; encoded by the coding sequence ATGGCCTACCAATGGGTAAACAACGATTTTCCTAAACGACTTATTGAACGGTTATTTGCTTTTCACCAAACCTACCCCAAAGAAAAAGTCTACCTTCACACGGATCGCCCCTATTACGCTGCCGGAGAAACCATCTGGCTGAAAGGCTACTTATTCGACGGCATTACCCATCGTTCGGATTCGGTTAGCCGGACCCTGTACGTGGATCTCGTCCATCTGGAAACCCAGAAAGTCATTATTCATAAAATACTGCGGGCCGAAAATGGGTATGCGCCGGGTGACCTCCAGCTTCCCGATTCGTTGCTGGCGGGAGCTTACTTACTGCGCAGCTACACGGGGTGGATGCGCAATTTCTCGGAAGAGGATTTTTTTAATAAACCGGTTACCATTCTGCGTACAGATGAAGGCGAGCTATCCGCTGGATTGACGAGTGCAGCGGTAGAAACGATACGGCCTGATCTGCAGTTTTTCCCGGAAGGGGGGCAGCTCATACAAGGTCTGGACAATCGAATCGGGTTTAAAGCGATAGGTCCCAATGGGAAAGGGCTGGATGTTGAAGGGTTTGTTTTAAATCCGGCGGGTGATACACTTACTGGCTTTGCAAGCATGCATCTCGGCATGGGTTCTTTTAACCTGACCCCAGAAGCAGGTAAAAAATACACGGCTTATTTGAAATTTCCGGATGGTCGGAAGTTTGACTACCCAATCCCACCTGCGCAAGCGGAAGGCTTTTCGATGCTGGTTGATAATCTTTCGAACCGCGAGAATGTGCGGGTTTTTATCCGAAACAACAAGGCGGCTGGTGCGCAGGGATTATTCACACTCGTAGCGCAAACGCGTGGTCAGGTGGTGCATATCGCGCAGGGCGATGTGACCAAAAAATCCTTTATTGCGCCCATACCCCGGAATAAGGTTTCGGAAGGAATTACGCAATTGACGCTCTTTGACGAAACAAACCGGCCTGTTTGTGAACGAGTTATTTTTATCGATCAGAATGAGCGTTTGACGGTTTCAATCAAGCCAACTAAAACGGTTTACGCCCCCCGAGAAAAAATGCAATTCGATATCGCCGTCACGAATGAGGAAGGAACGCCGGTGCGGGCAAATTTGTCACTGGCGGCGATTGACACGAAACAGGTTCTGGAAAAAGAACCCTACGCAACGACCATCAATTCGTACCTAACCCTCACGTCGGATTTGCGGGGAGCTATTGAGCAACCCGGTTATTACATTGACCCCAAGAATACCGACCGCCATGGCAAACTGGACTTGCTGATGCTGACCCAGGGCTGGCGGCGTTTTACGTGGCAGGACGTTTTACAGGACTCATATGCACCCACAAAATATCCCATTGAACAAGGGCTTTCCATTACGGGACAGGTTGCCCGGCTGAATCAGAAGACACCCGGACAGGTGAAACTGACCTTTATGTTTAGTCGGCCAGACAGCACACGGGATTTCATGATCGGCGAATCGGACGAATTCGGGAAGTTCAGGCTGGATAATTTAAATTTTGCCGATTCGACGAATGTACTGATTCAGAGTACTACCCAGAAAGGCAACCGAAACTTGACCATTAAACTGGATGATCTGCTAAACCAGCCAGTCAGACTGATTAAAATTCCGTATAATCCGGTGCTGTTTCAGAGGGATGAACTGGCCGAATACCTTAAACGAACGCGGGAGTATCTGGAGATTGAACGCCAGATTCGGCGAAATCGGGAAGTGTTGCTGAAAGCATTTACGATTAAGAAAAAACGGGAGGAACCCCGCGATAGCCGCAAGATTTACGGCTCAGCCGATGCTACCATCAAGCTGGATCTAATGAACTCTGCCGGCGCGCTGACGGTGCTGGATGTTTTGCGTGGGCGCGTGGCAGGTGTTACCGTAACGGGCAATAGCCTGGATCCGGTGGTGCAAATTCGGGGGGCGGCCAATTTTCAGGGCGTAGTAGAACCGTTGTTCCTTCTGGATGGTGTCCCGGTAGATAAGTCCACGATTACGTCCATTGCGGTAACTGACGTTGAGTCAATCGATGTCTTGAAAGGGGCTTCGGCGGCTATTTTTGGCAGCCGGTCGGCAGGTGGTGCAATTGCTATTTTTACGAAGCGGGGAGCGCCAGATTACGATTTTTCGAAAGACCCTACCCCGGGGACACTGATTACCAAATTGCAGGGATATAGTAAGTTAAGGAAATTTTATGTCCCTAAGTATGGAGAAGATAATCCAGAAAACCGTCGTCCCGATTTTCGCCCAACCTTATTCTGGTCACCCATGATTACGACCGATTCGGAAGGAAAAGCCTCGGTCAGTTTCTTTGCTTCCGATGCGCGAACGCGGATTCGCGTCCAGGCAGAAGGGGCTACTTCCGATGGTTTGCCGGGGGTAGGATTGGCGAATGTGGAGGTAAAGTGA
- a CDS encoding response regulator — protein sequence MLDILYIEDNEDDIDVFSRVIKKIDDKISCKIIDRGSEAVEYLTAKGKYASRLAPLPKVVLLDLNLPGYTGFDIIQQLRNEKRTKLLPIIVFSTSDNPKDINRSYELGVNAYIVKPGSYHTSNGLLRRVCDFWLSVNHAS from the coding sequence ATGTTAGACATATTGTATATCGAAGATAATGAGGATGATATAGATGTATTTAGCCGAGTTATCAAGAAAATAGACGATAAAATTTCTTGTAAAATCATTGATCGGGGTTCGGAAGCCGTTGAATACCTGACCGCTAAGGGGAAATATGCAAGTCGGCTTGCTCCCTTGCCAAAAGTTGTTTTGCTCGATTTGAATTTACCGGGTTACACAGGATTTGATATTATTCAGCAGCTTCGTAATGAAAAGCGGACAAAATTGCTGCCTATCATTGTATTTAGCACGTCTGATAATCCCAAAGATATTAATCGCTCCTACGAACTGGGCGTAAACGCTTACATTGTGAAACCCGGCAGTTACCATACCTCCAATGGATTGTTGCGCCGCGTTTGTGATTTCTGGTTAAGTGTGAACCACG
- a CDS encoding SMP-30/gluconolactonase/LRE family protein produces the protein MKLKLAVMTMTLGLQAAFAQSNYPTIGSIVRNDPQLDQLLPKDAKIEVLASGFVWSEGPVWVKEKGGYLLFSDVPQNTVFKWTQKEGITSFLKPSGYTGLGKYSDEPGSNGLAIDRQGRLLSAEHGDRRISAMPLSGGGKKTLADSYQGKRLNSPNDLVAHSNGSVYFTDPPYGLPDREKDTKTRELDIHGVYRVEPDGKVTLLVGNLTRPNGVALSADEKTLYVAQSDPARAIIMSYPIQADGSIGTGRVFYDGTEAVKQGLKGVPDGLKVDKNGNVWSTGPGGLLIISPAGKLLGRISVGESTSNCAWGDDGSTLYITADMYLCRVRTTTTGAGF, from the coding sequence ATGAAACTTAAACTAGCTGTTATGACTATGACGCTGGGATTACAGGCTGCTTTTGCCCAATCTAATTATCCGACCATCGGCTCTATTGTCCGAAATGATCCGCAACTAGATCAATTGCTCCCCAAAGACGCGAAAATTGAAGTACTGGCTTCGGGTTTTGTCTGGTCGGAAGGCCCTGTCTGGGTAAAAGAAAAAGGGGGCTATCTGCTTTTTTCCGATGTTCCGCAGAATACGGTTTTCAAATGGACCCAGAAAGAAGGTATTACTTCGTTTTTAAAACCGTCTGGTTATACGGGACTAGGTAAATATAGTGATGAGCCCGGGAGCAATGGATTAGCCATTGATCGCCAGGGACGCTTACTATCGGCAGAGCACGGCGACCGGCGCATATCGGCCATGCCTTTGAGCGGCGGCGGTAAAAAAACGCTGGCGGATAGTTACCAGGGCAAACGCCTCAACAGTCCGAACGATCTGGTAGCTCATTCCAACGGCAGTGTCTATTTCACGGATCCTCCGTATGGCTTACCGGATCGAGAAAAAGATACTAAAACACGCGAATTGGACATTCACGGCGTTTATCGAGTAGAGCCCGACGGAAAAGTGACCTTGCTGGTCGGGAATTTAACGCGTCCGAATGGGGTGGCTTTGTCGGCGGATGAAAAAACGCTTTATGTCGCCCAGTCGGATCCGGCCCGCGCCATTATCATGTCCTATCCAATTCAAGCGGATGGAAGCATTGGCACAGGGCGGGTTTTTTACGACGGAACCGAAGCCGTGAAGCAGGGATTGAAAGGGGTACCCGATGGATTAAAAGTGGATAAAAACGGGAATGTCTGGTCGACGGGTCCAGGTGGTTTATTAATTATTTCACCGGCGGGCAAATTACTGGGCCGTATCAGCGTGGGCGAATCAACGTCCAACTGTGCGTGGGGGGATGATGGCTCAACTCTCTATATCACTGCTGATATGTACCTTTGCCGCGTCCGGACAACGACAACAGGCGCCGGATTTTAA
- the rodA gene encoding rod shape-determining protein RodA: MNPLQAREPQITNNVDWVTVMLYIACVMMGWLNVYAAVYSPEEQTSIFDMSTNAGKQLMWIGTAGLLIICILVINYRFWDTFAFVIYGLVILLLLLVLVAGTPIKGSRSWFKIGSFSLQPAEFSKLATALALARYIDYPGVSLTKLKDQLWCAAIIGLPAVLIIASNETGSMLVFASFVIMLYREGLPGIYPLIGIVIIALFILTLFIPQLYIMGVIVVLTGGAFFLLPHYQRSVQNVLAIVISGVLMIGVVAGVDFFVNDVLQPHQQKRIKVLINPGIDPRGVGWNVTQAKIAIGSGRLWGKGFLEGTQTKFDFVPEQSTDFIFCTVGEEHGFVGSVIVVGLFLMLLIRIILLAEKQRTRFARVYGYCVAGIFFFHLMINIGMTVGLMPVIGIPLPYFSYGGSSLWSFSILLFIFLKLDSRRSSMFSRV, encoded by the coding sequence GTGAATCCTTTACAGGCACGTGAGCCGCAAATAACAAACAACGTCGACTGGGTGACGGTCATGCTGTACATCGCCTGTGTGATGATGGGGTGGCTGAATGTCTACGCCGCCGTTTACAGCCCGGAAGAGCAGACGAGTATCTTCGACATGTCTACTAACGCGGGCAAGCAATTGATGTGGATCGGGACGGCTGGCCTGCTGATTATCTGTATTTTAGTGATTAATTACCGCTTTTGGGATACGTTTGCGTTTGTTATTTATGGGTTAGTTATTCTATTGCTCTTGCTGGTTCTGGTCGCCGGAACGCCCATCAAAGGGTCGCGCTCCTGGTTCAAGATCGGTTCTTTTTCTCTTCAGCCCGCCGAATTTTCCAAGCTGGCTACTGCCCTGGCGCTGGCCCGTTACATCGACTATCCGGGCGTCAGTCTAACGAAGCTTAAAGACCAGCTCTGGTGCGCGGCCATCATCGGTTTGCCCGCCGTGCTGATTATTGCTTCCAACGAAACGGGTTCCATGCTGGTGTTTGCTTCCTTCGTCATCATGTTGTATCGGGAAGGGCTGCCGGGCATTTATCCGCTCATCGGCATTGTAATTATCGCTTTGTTTATCCTGACGTTGTTTATTCCGCAGCTCTATATCATGGGGGTTATTGTGGTATTAACGGGGGGGGCGTTCTTTCTACTTCCGCACTACCAGCGATCCGTTCAAAACGTGCTGGCTATTGTCATTTCGGGCGTTCTCATGATCGGAGTTGTGGCGGGAGTTGATTTTTTCGTGAATGACGTTTTGCAACCGCACCAGCAAAAGCGAATCAAGGTGTTGATTAATCCCGGTATCGATCCGCGCGGTGTTGGTTGGAATGTTACGCAGGCAAAGATTGCCATTGGTTCCGGACGACTTTGGGGCAAAGGTTTTCTAGAGGGAACACAGACAAAATTCGATTTCGTACCTGAACAAAGCACCGATTTTATTTTCTGTACCGTTGGCGAAGAACACGGATTTGTGGGCAGTGTCATTGTGGTCGGGTTGTTTTTGATGTTACTAATCCGAATCATTTTGCTGGCCGAAAAACAGCGAACGCGCTTTGCGCGGGTGTATGGGTATTGCGTCGCCGGAATCTTCTTCTTTCACCTGATGATTAATATCGGAATGACAGTCGGTTTGATGCCGGTTATTGGTATTCCGTTGCCTTATTTTAGTTATGGAGGCTCTTCGCTCTGGTCGTTCTCCATATTGCTGTTCATCTTTTTAAAACTCGATTCCAGGCGCAGTAGCATGTTCTCGCGCGTGTAG
- a CDS encoding oxidoreductase encodes MIYSSSKVALVVGATGLVGSLLTHRLVDSLYYERVKVLVRQPLGWQHPRLQEIQYDFDHPNGLLAQADDVFCCLGTTMKKAGSKEAFRKVDYQYPLDVARLARSNGAHQFFMVSSMGSDVNSRFFYNRVKGEAERDIFAVGFPTFVVVRPSLLLGDRKEFRLGEKIGEGLMRLVNPLVPAKYKAIRADQVANAMLTLAQKNMAGIHIIENDQLQAY; translated from the coding sequence ATGATCTATTCTTCATCGAAGGTGGCCTTAGTAGTTGGGGCGACCGGCCTCGTCGGCAGCTTACTAACTCACCGCCTGGTTGATTCTCTCTATTACGAACGCGTCAAAGTGCTCGTGCGTCAGCCACTCGGCTGGCAGCACCCTCGCTTGCAGGAAATTCAGTACGATTTTGATCATCCAAACGGCTTATTGGCTCAGGCTGACGATGTGTTCTGTTGCCTGGGTACGACCATGAAAAAAGCGGGTTCGAAGGAAGCTTTTCGCAAAGTAGATTATCAGTATCCACTGGATGTCGCTCGCCTGGCCCGCAGCAACGGCGCCCATCAATTCTTTATGGTTTCATCGATGGGCTCTGATGTCAATTCACGGTTTTTTTATAACCGAGTCAAAGGTGAAGCCGAACGGGATATTTTCGCCGTAGGGTTTCCTACCTTCGTGGTTGTCCGGCCATCGCTCTTATTGGGGGACCGAAAAGAGTTTCGGTTGGGCGAGAAAATCGGCGAAGGGCTAATGCGGTTAGTTAATCCACTCGTCCCCGCGAAATACAAAGCCATCCGTGCCGACCAGGTAGCGAACGCCATGCTGACGCTGGCGCAGAAAAATATGGCGGGTATTCACATCATTGAAAACGATCAATTGCAGGCCTATTAA
- the mrdA gene encoding penicillin-binding protein 2, translating to MIESRKYIIIGVFCLVGLVYLARLFYLQILDDTYSLGARNNSIKRIIEIPHRGQIYDRNGQLLVYNTPVYDLYVTPKKVRIPDTLAFCRLVGLERTEFDSIMTEIKAYSSVKPSLFLRQLSKEDFARIQDALVDYQGFEHVTSSMRTYPARTMANALGYVSEITKKQLEDQETPYYRQGDYIGKSGLEKFYEEELRGHRGIKFVMQNVRGVIKGSWKNGAFDSIAVAGKSLYTGIDLTIQQYADTLMQNKVGSVVAIEPSTGQILCMVSAPSYDPNSLSSRFFSKSYKKLAANPYKPLFNRPIQASYRPGSTFKLIQSLVGLQEGVINQYSTFSHAGVPMKCHGHPAGIHLSGAVQYSCNPYFYRVFQRILYNNTERNTFTASAVGLERWHNRVSKFGIGQKLGIDLPSELRGTLPDVAYYDKRIGKKRWKFSTIASISIGEGELLISPLKMANVAAIIANRGYFYTPHIVSGIGEPGKNMHEEYQVKHDVGINSNHFAPVIDGMQMVVERGTARRSFIPDIVMCGKTGTSQNRHGADHSVFIAFAPRNDPKIAIAVFVENAGDGGAAAAPVASLIIEKYLKGHVNKSLETRVKAQNFLAGALPKSNYPKKPVQPKPDSAKKAAERKPMLVGGSANAGQPIPVRPVTNTSEKPSVPQPTSLNRN from the coding sequence ATGATTGAGAGCAGAAAATACATAATTATCGGGGTTTTCTGTCTGGTTGGCCTTGTGTATCTGGCCCGCCTGTTTTACCTACAGATTTTGGATGACACGTACTCACTGGGTGCGCGAAATAACTCCATCAAGCGTATTATTGAAATTCCGCACCGGGGGCAGATTTATGACCGGAATGGGCAGCTGCTTGTCTACAATACGCCTGTTTACGACCTCTACGTAACTCCCAAAAAGGTACGCATACCGGATACGCTGGCATTTTGCCGGCTAGTGGGCCTGGAGCGCACCGAGTTCGATAGCATCATGACGGAGATAAAAGCTTATTCATCCGTTAAGCCGTCCTTGTTCCTGCGCCAGTTGTCGAAAGAAGATTTTGCCCGGATTCAAGATGCGCTGGTGGATTACCAGGGCTTTGAACACGTCACCAGCTCCATGCGGACCTATCCGGCGCGAACCATGGCTAATGCGCTTGGCTATGTCAGTGAAATCACCAAAAAGCAGCTCGAAGATCAGGAAACGCCTTATTATCGGCAGGGTGATTACATTGGTAAGAGCGGTTTGGAGAAGTTTTACGAAGAAGAGCTGAGGGGGCACCGGGGTATTAAATTTGTCATGCAGAATGTCCGTGGAGTCATTAAGGGATCGTGGAAAAACGGCGCTTTTGACTCGATTGCCGTCGCGGGCAAAAGTCTGTATACGGGCATTGATCTGACTATTCAGCAATATGCCGACACGCTCATGCAAAACAAAGTAGGTAGCGTGGTGGCTATCGAGCCATCGACGGGCCAGATCCTGTGCATGGTCTCGGCACCCAGCTACGACCCCAATAGTTTGTCGAGCCGTTTTTTCTCAAAGAGCTATAAGAAACTGGCCGCTAACCCATACAAGCCCCTGTTTAACCGCCCGATACAGGCTAGCTATCGGCCAGGTTCTACGTTCAAGCTGATTCAGTCGCTGGTTGGCTTACAAGAAGGGGTCATTAATCAGTATTCTACCTTTTCGCACGCCGGGGTACCCATGAAATGCCACGGACACCCAGCGGGGATTCATTTATCGGGGGCAGTTCAGTATTCCTGTAACCCCTACTTCTACCGGGTTTTTCAACGGATACTCTATAACAATACAGAACGCAACACATTTACGGCTTCGGCAGTTGGTCTCGAGCGTTGGCACAATCGGGTGTCCAAATTTGGAATTGGTCAGAAGCTGGGCATTGATTTGCCCAGTGAACTGAGAGGAACGCTGCCCGATGTAGCCTATTATGACAAACGGATAGGGAAAAAACGCTGGAAATTTTCGACCATTGCTTCTATTAGCATTGGCGAAGGGGAATTATTAATCAGTCCGCTCAAGATGGCCAACGTGGCGGCCATTATTGCCAATCGGGGTTATTTCTACACGCCACACATCGTAAGCGGCATTGGCGAACCCGGTAAAAACATGCATGAAGAATACCAGGTCAAGCATGATGTGGGCATCAATTCAAATCATTTTGCGCCCGTAATTGACGGTATGCAGATGGTGGTTGAGCGGGGAACGGCCCGCCGGTCTTTCATTCCCGATATTGTGATGTGCGGTAAAACAGGAACGTCGCAGAACCGGCACGGTGCCGACCATTCGGTTTTTATTGCTTTTGCGCCCCGGAACGATCCGAAGATTGCGATTGCTGTTTTTGTGGAGAACGCGGGAGATGGTGGTGCCGCCGCCGCTCCGGTAGCCTCGTTGATCATTGAAAAGTACCTGAAAGGTCATGTTAATAAGTCGCTCGAAACGCGGGTAAAGGCGCAAAATTTCCTAGCGGGTGCATTGCCAAAGTCCAATTATCCGAAAAAGCCTGTTCAGCCAAAACCAGATTCAGCGAAGAAAGCAGCTGAACGAAAACCGATGCTCGTTGGTGGATCGGCTAACGCCGGGCAACCGATTCCGGTTCGCCCCGTAACCAACACCAGCGAAAAGCCGTCTGTTCCGCAGCCTACTTCTCTGAATAGAAATTAA
- a CDS encoding ATP-binding protein, which yields MISSNLSSLIDHSPVDITACDREPIHILGHIQSHGHLVAITPDTYQIKYVSERIAELVGLTPDAVLGQSIDYFLSQTDLGSSSLKEILNIGLRNGTWETLNPHRLRLNGTDWNLITHQHNNLILLEWEPLNTDTGTALVQQQLIAEALTEVQSSKTLTDLLQNTARRIKAIIGYDRVMVYRFDADWHGHVIAEAKDDHLEPYLGLHYPASDIPKQARELYKLNLIRIIADAGSKPAALLTARTENEAAPLDLTHSVLRAVSPVHIEYLKNMGVQASMSISLLYRGELWGLISCHNSTPRFVDYASRQAAKFVSQLLSAALEFRKDEEDNTLLRKLQQHEHSLYNYTLSDWDVVSGLTRHDVTALDVTTATGAVLIYEDKIHRMGQTPDDKEINGLVQWINTLPFDTFWSTNQLPNLCPGADAYREVAAGLLVIALSRELNEYVLWFKPERIRQVTWAGNPEKPVTQEDGQARISPRKSFDAWTQTVRNTSESWSEAEISTVIKLREDVLQVVSRKANEVRVLNERLRVAYEELDAFSYTVSHDLRTPLSSIRCYSEIILEEYGADFNDDARALFDKIMLSTDRMRALIRHILYYSRMGRIELSATPIPMNELLNSIREEILINEKDRNLTIDIGDVPLLHGDKTMITQLFANLLSNAAKYTRPVEKAVIKVTGYETDQEMVYCVQDNGIGFDMKQAGMMFDLFRRLENAREFEGTGVGLAIVKRIVGRHDGKIWFHSEPNRETSFWISFPRLN from the coding sequence ATGATATCAAGTAATCTCTCTTCGCTCATCGATCACAGTCCAGTTGATATAACAGCGTGTGATCGGGAGCCCATTCATATTCTCGGACATATTCAGTCACACGGTCATCTGGTAGCGATTACACCGGATACGTACCAGATAAAGTATGTCAGTGAACGCATTGCTGAGTTGGTTGGCCTGACACCTGATGCCGTATTGGGACAATCCATTGATTATTTTCTTTCCCAAACCGATTTAGGTTCTTCGAGCCTGAAAGAGATTCTAAATATTGGTTTGCGCAACGGTACCTGGGAAACCCTCAATCCGCACCGCCTCCGGCTAAATGGGACCGATTGGAACCTGATTACCCACCAGCATAACAACCTGATTCTACTGGAGTGGGAGCCGCTGAATACGGATACAGGAACCGCCCTGGTCCAGCAACAATTGATTGCCGAAGCCCTGACAGAAGTCCAGTCCAGTAAAACCCTTACCGACCTGTTGCAAAACACCGCCCGGCGCATTAAAGCCATCATTGGGTATGATCGGGTAATGGTTTATCGCTTTGACGCAGACTGGCACGGACACGTTATTGCCGAAGCAAAAGACGACCATCTCGAACCTTATCTGGGACTTCACTACCCCGCCTCCGATATTCCAAAACAGGCGCGGGAGTTGTATAAACTAAATCTAATCCGAATTATTGCCGATGCAGGCAGTAAGCCTGCGGCCTTGTTGACCGCCCGAACAGAGAATGAAGCGGCTCCGTTGGACCTAACGCATTCGGTCTTGCGGGCGGTATCGCCGGTGCATATTGAATACCTGAAAAACATGGGGGTGCAGGCGTCCATGAGTATTTCGCTGCTCTATCGGGGCGAGCTTTGGGGACTTATTTCGTGCCACAATTCCACGCCACGCTTTGTGGATTACGCTTCCCGCCAGGCGGCCAAATTTGTTAGCCAGTTGCTCTCGGCGGCGCTGGAGTTTCGGAAAGACGAGGAAGACAACACGCTGCTGCGAAAATTGCAGCAACACGAACATTCCCTTTATAACTATACCCTCAGCGACTGGGATGTTGTGTCGGGATTAACTCGTCACGATGTAACGGCCTTGGATGTGACTACTGCTACCGGGGCCGTGCTAATTTACGAAGATAAAATTCATCGAATGGGGCAGACCCCGGATGATAAGGAAATCAACGGATTGGTGCAGTGGATAAATACGCTGCCTTTTGACACATTCTGGTCGACCAATCAGTTGCCGAATCTGTGTCCGGGGGCGGATGCTTACCGAGAAGTTGCGGCTGGTCTTTTGGTTATTGCTTTGTCGCGGGAACTGAACGAGTATGTGCTTTGGTTCAAACCAGAGCGGATTCGGCAGGTTACCTGGGCCGGAAATCCGGAAAAACCAGTTACCCAGGAAGACGGGCAAGCCCGAATCAGCCCCCGCAAGAGCTTTGATGCCTGGACGCAGACGGTTCGCAACACGTCGGAAAGCTGGTCTGAAGCCGAGATTTCAACCGTAATCAAGCTGCGGGAGGATGTGTTGCAGGTGGTTAGCCGCAAAGCCAATGAAGTACGGGTGCTGAACGAACGCCTGCGGGTGGCTTACGAGGAACTCGACGCATTTAGCTACACGGTTTCGCATGATTTGCGCACGCCGCTGTCGTCAATTCGCTGTTACTCAGAGATTATTCTGGAAGAATACGGCGCTGATTTTAACGACGACGCGCGCGCTTTGTTTGACAAAATCATGCTGTCGACCGACCGGATGCGGGCATTGATTCGTCACATTCTTTACTACTCCCGCATGGGTCGTATTGAATTGAGTGCGACGCCGATTCCGATGAATGAACTGTTGAATAGCATCCGGGAAGAAATTCTGATAAACGAAAAAGACCGTAATCTGACGATCGACATTGGCGACGTGCCGTTGCTACACGGCGACAAGACCATGATTACGCAATTGTTTGCCAATCTGCTGTCCAACGCTGCGAAATACACGCGACCGGTAGAAAAAGCGGTTATTAAGGTAACTGGCTACGAAACGGACCAGGAAATGGTCTACTGTGTGCAGGATAATGGTATCGGCTTTGATATGAAACAGGCCGGAATGATGTTTGATCTCTTTAGAAGGCTGGAAAACGCGCGGGAATTTGAAGGAACCGGCGTGGGACTGGCTATCGTTAAACGAATTGTTGGTCGGCACGATGGTAAAATATGGTTTCATAGCGAGCCCAATCGAGAGACCAGTTTCTGGATTTCGTTCCCACGCCTAAATTAA